ATGGACTAATGTTAGATTTTATGCCAGATTTCCGATCAGATGGCTGGTTCAGGGCAGTTTAAGCCGAGTGGTGGTACACCGCGGAGGTTCAAAAACAGGCGGTTTTCAAAAAAGAGACGATCTCCAAAAAAGCGGGTTCCAAGAAACAGGCGGGTTCCACAAGGAGTGGATTCCACAATCTGCCGGATCTGCCGAATCTGCCGGCTTACACAATCCAATATCTCCATTCTATGAATTGGTACTCGTTCGGAAGTTGTCTTTGCCGATCTCCGACCAGCGAAATGGGAAAGGGCGAAAAGCAGCGAAAAAAGAGAACTCGAAAACTCGAAAAAGAGACGTTTTTGTCGGTTCTGGAATCCCAAAAGAAATGTTCTGCCCCAGACGCCAGCAATCTCTTCCTAATGCAATCTCCACAAGAGGCTCATTCGCAGTCTTGCCCACATTCTCACATTGCCCTTCGTTTTCTGGCATTttcttgtctttttcttttttcctgggcaaaacaaaaaaaagcaagaGCCGGCAAATGGAGAGGTAGTTGGACTCGGCAGAGTCAGATACTGGAAAGATGCTAAGATGGTAAATAATACGGCAACCGCGTCCCCGAAACTCAGACTTCTTTGTAAGAGATGTGAAAGACAACAGTCCGAACCCCCGTCGCACCCGCTCGGCCCGTGAACTACTCCAGCATGTCGTCTTTTTTACTCGGTTGCACCAGTTCGAACCACGCCAACGACGGAATAAAACGATTTTAATACGCCCCCAGACCGGCCATAATTGCACGAATCGACGCAAAAGGTGACAAATAACGCCCGAAATAACGTCCGAAACAATGTCCGAAATAATTGTGGAAATCGTGGGCCAGATAATGGACCTCAAACGCACTCAGACTCACAGGTCTGGAACTAAGGGCTAGGTCTGCATGTTTTGGGCGTGTTTGGCTAGTTTCAGACGGCGTACCTGCCTATTTGGCGATTACCGGGGTTATTGGTGTGATTGGAATGATCGGGTTTTGAAAAAAGGTGAACATGGGGGTATTTGGAGGTCAAGTAGTTGAGGATAGATACTTGGGCTTTGTTTGGGCTTTACTTGGCTTTTACTTGGGCTTTACTTGGATACGAAATTTGGGCGAAACTTGAATACGAAACTCGGAAACGAACCTTGGAAACGAAACTTGGAAACGAAACTTGGAAACGAAACTTGGAAACGAAACCTGGAAACGAAACTTGGATACTTTGATACTTGGTCGTGACTTGGATGTGGATTATCGCGGCTCCAGACCAGTGATCAGCTCATGGTCATCTACAACCCCCCAAAACGGAGAAAGAAACGAAGAAACTGGGCTAGATCCTGACAGTGACAATGTATAGTCCAACGACCAATTGGGCCGGCACCATTCAGCCAATCTAGTCTCTTGTCGATGAAGGGCTTTTGCAGTGGAATTATTCAGATTCGAATTTtccacaaaaaaaaaaaaatgtcaaCTCCATTTCCACCTCAATCCTGACACTTGGATACAAAGAAAACTGATCAAACCTGTCAGCCAGTATGTCAACCAGCATGTCAACGATCTTATCGGCCTCTGGACCTCGTCTTTGTCGCCTTTGGCCCGTCTTTGTCGCCCAATAACGTTCCGAAACTCCATGGATAATATCGCCATTGGGCCTGCCATGGAAAAAATAGCGTCTTTCTGTACATGACGGACGCTAGAAGAGTCGTTAGTTGGAAATTACGAGCCCAGAGCCGATTCGAGAAAGTCTAGCCGGACGAAGACTACTCATCTGAGTAAGGTGATGGAGTCATTCAGTGACCGGGAGTCCTTCAGCGACAGGGAGTCATTCAGCGACCGGGAATCATTCCGCGACCAGCGAGTCCTGCAGGTGAGCTCAAAGATGATTGCCAGAGATGATTAGTGTAAATAACGTGATTTAAATGGCCACTACGGACTCTGGAGTAATTGGGTGCTTTTTCTAGCCACTCTCCAGCCCCTTTCAACCTCATTCCAACCACCTTATGAGTCTTTCTTGTGAGTCCACCTTATGAGTCCATTGACACTACACATGTTTTCACAATAACGACATTAAGGCGGCCCAAAAACTCCATAGAATCGTTTTTGATCGTCTTTTTGTTCATTTCGTCAACTCAGCCTCTTTTCCTGGCCCCCCATCCCACCACCAGAGTCGGTCGAAGGAGTAGAACGCCCACAACGAAAAAATACTCACTGTCGCCCAGAATCATATTTCGTGATCTAGTGACATTCCACGCTCCATTCACGCCCCCTCAAACCCCTTTCACGTTCATTCACGTGTTTCCACATGTCGAAACGGCCTCCTGGCATGCTGTAGACGGCTCTGATATAATTTTTGCCCACAAAAAAAGGACTCGAAAataaacaaaaaaaaaaaaaaaagacccCCAAAAAAGACTCAAAAACAATAGAAACAGACTCGGAACCATCTCAGAGCCTTCTTGGAATCATCGGATCGTGCCGCCCGAAACCTCCCCTCTCGCGCCTTGCTTCTATAACTCCCCATCTATTAATTGCTCCCTTCGATGCGTCCCAAATGTGCATCTAGAATGACCTCATTCCACAAGCGAGCAAACCAGAGTTAAACGAGACGCAGGCGACCTGAAACCGATGTCGGCAGTGTTCTCAGGCAGCTGGACATCCATTTTTGAACTGGGCGGTTTCCAATCTTGTAAGGGCGCCGTTTTGGGGCCAAAactcgtcacgtgaatgtTAGGCCAACTTTCGGCCAACTTTCGGCCAACTTTCAGCCAACTTTTGGCGCTTCCAGAACCGTCGAAACTGGGGGAGGGGCGTTCCCACAACTCTTAGCGGCTTCTCCAGCCCGTCTAATAATCTCTGGGCTAGCATTTTCTGTTTGCAGGGCCCAGAATCTCCATTTCTGCGGTTGCCAAAACATTGGTTTTTAGCACCCAAATTAAATGGCACTAAAAACGGTGTAAATTGGCTAACCCCGGCCGGAAAGATTATCCATCTGAGATGTCCGTGTTTTGTTGCAGATTCGGTTCTTTCCCGCTCTCTCGGGTTGTCCGATATTTTCTTTCGTTTCTTTCGTTTCTTTCGTTTCTTCAGTTTCATATGCACCCATGAATTAGTGCGTATAAGATGAATAAGATGAATGGgataaataaaataaatgaatgaaaaaaaatgaaagaAATAAAAGAAAGAAATAAATTCTGTTGAAATTACTTTACAACCAACCATAAGTATTaaattacttgtacttgtacaaattCAAGTAATTACTTTCAGTTTACTTTAATTACTTTAAATCAATTTTAATATCTTATCAACTTTAAGCCATCTTAACCGGATTAAATCATTTTTGTAAAAATCACAAAGTAATATTTTTTATAATCAGAAATTAATATTtcaaaaataataaaaagTACCCACCAACTCAATCAACTCCAAACCCCAACCCCGATTCGAGCAACCCTCGAAAAATATTCACGACCCCAAAAAACCCTCCACACGGACCCTGCCTGCAGGCTGTATGGTTGCTACAATAACatgtggtgttttttttttttttttttttttgggctATTTTTAAATGCGCGTTTTATTACGACAGAtgtgcaaaaaaaagaccaaacaaaaacaaattTCAACGTCAAACGTCAAATCTGGTCCTTCCTGAGATAGAAACCAGGAGGAGAATAAATGACACATGTCACCCAGTGGATCAGATCACCTCCCAGATTCTTTCCATAAATCTCCCCATTTATAATTTATAATCCGATTTTGAAAAATCAACTTTTTCAAAATTTGTCATGTCTCAGATGTCTCCACAAACCTCATCATTTTCGCTTAAACCCAACCTACGTGGAGTGCAATGTCTTGGAGTGCGTGGAAAATGGTGCTGGAGAATCAGAAAATTTGTGTGTGTCTTCGGGTTCAactttttatttttatttttatttttaatGTTTATTTTAAAACTTTTAGATTATTTAAATATTTAATATTATTTCGATTTTTCCTTGATTTTTCATAGAATTTTCcatttaatttttttcataGAACTCTTcatggtttttttttcttcatttttttctttcatttcccttgtttttttttgtgcaATTGTTTTCGTCCATTTTTCTTCCATATTCATTATTTGTGGCTGCTTCCCGTTTAGTATGCAACAACACCTGTTCCAGCCGGACTGCCCAATGGGATTAAACCTTATTTGCCACATCCCTTAACTTGCCCAATGCGGGGAAACCGTGATGCGTCTCAGACGCGAGCAATTGTTGCCATATGTAGGTGTGGGTTAGGGGAGCGGTAGGGAACCTGGTTAGGGCCTTACAGGGCCAgggctgaggaggagttggaggttAGGGCGTTTCAGGGCAAAGACGGTGGGAggctcacgtgattggaaATAAACGTCGACCAACTGTGTTGGCTATACGTTGTACATTGTTACATTCCAATTTACCTTCTACGCGAGCCGTGCAAATCGGTTGGTGGCAGCCGCAAGCGGAGAAACCCTAGCCCTCATACGAGACAATCGTGCTTTCATACGGGCCCTAACCCGGCTTGTCCCCGCCCTGCCTGGCACGCACCCTCCCGAGCACCCTAACCACAACCCCTCTAGCCGATCCCAGGAAGGTGGAGTTGCAACAATTGTAAGTGAACTTTCGGGCGACATGTATTAAATGTGCCCCACACGGTAAGTCCAAAGATgaaaatggaaaatggAAGTGCATGGAGATTGAGTGGTTAAAGGTCAGTGTGATGGGTGAGACATGGATGGCCAATGTGGTGGGCGCGACATGGTCAATGTGATGGGCGCGACAAGACTGGTGTCGTTACCACATTGCCCATGTCACCCCCACACCCCGTCGTTGCTACATGGTGTTGTCGCGCATTACGCGACCGATACTCCCTTTCCAAATTCGGAAAGTGCAATATTTTGCACCTACTTTAGCCTTAGACACGTGGGAGATGGGCCGTCCTATCAGTATGGAACGTGGGGAGATTGGGAGGTGCGATAACGGAGAGCCTCTGTCGCGAGAACGTGGTAGGCAGCagaaaaaatagaaaaaaaaaaaaaacaccattGGGAGACTCAGGGGAGCGTGAAAAAttgcacaaacacaaacggGCGAACCAGAACAAACACAAGTGCTAATGAACTCCGCACGTGTGTCAACGGTGACCGAGATGTTATAGAAGACTGCGCCCTGAGCTCCAACCCCTTCATCTCACCCCCGTTCTCCTTGCTCGACCATAGTACGGCTGTCGTGGTgcaaatacttgtacatagtTTGTACTCATTCGCACGTACTGAGGTGTAGCACCAATCTCAACATGCTATTGAGACAATAGCACAAGCAGGGAGGAGGCATGTACTGTTCTCGTACCAGTAGCTCGAGTGCTGGAGAAAGGAGCGCTGGGGTAGGGAGCGCTGGAGTAGCTCTAACTGGGGTCGCTGAGTTAGTGGGAGATATTATCATTGAGGCATTAAGGGCGTGATTCGATGTCATCTAACAAGGTCCAACACGCCAAACGATGATAAACACGGTCCTTTTCTCGCCTGAATATCCAGCTCAAGCCCGAGATTGTTATCTGACTCCGACTGGGTTTGCAAATGACTCAATCTTGGATGCAATCTTtcgcttttttttcattgCTGCGGGAGAGGGTGCATGTGTATGCATGGGTGCTGCATCATCGtttggttttgtgttttCTGCGGGAGGAAATAAATAAGGTTGGGGAAAATTTATTGTGCCACCGGAAAACAAGCTCGGGGTGCAGCGTCAGTCAGCCTCGAACCGCCGCTATATAACCGAGGGGGTAGTAGGTTGCCGGCGCCAGAGTCCCCACAACCCCCCCAAACGACACACTCACCACCAAACCCATGTGGTCCCACGACTTTTGCACCGTCTGCGACAAGCAGTGCCCCGCCGGCTCCATGTACTGTTCCGACGCCTGTAAGACGTCGGACACGGCGGCGGACGCTGGTCCGAACTACAGCGCCTCTTCGACCCTGTACACGTTGCGCCCCAAGAACGCCGGGGTGCCTCTCTCACCGGAGGAGCTGTTtctcgacgacaaggagagcAAGCCCGACGCCCACCACACAGGCAACGCTACCCACCACGCCGCCAACGCCACCCACAACGCCACCAAATACTCACCTCGAGTGCTGTCGCAGTCATTACCAGCGGCGGCCATTTCGCAGCAGCACTTTGGATCGCCGCCCACCTCtgacgatgaggacgacgagaactACCCCGAGTACAACTCGCATCTCATGTACCGGTCGCCTCTGTTGTGCGCCACCACCCGCAAGGAGACCACTGGCAAGAAGCTGAGTCCCCCGCCGTCGCCGCTCATGATGCCCTCCCTGGCCTACAACCACCAGCAGATGGGCCAGAGTGTCGACGCTGCTGGCAATTATCGACGATGGTTGAGAAGTTAGGTTAGTGAAAGTGCGGTGGATTCGGATGGCACAAAACCACAAGGACACAAAAATCAAgaaaacgacacaaaaccaaacgacacaaaccaAACGACATAAAcaaaacgacacaaaaccaaATCACCCCCCGATAACTCGGTCGGCCCCCCCAAAAATGCGGCTCTCAGCCTGTACGAAGTTATGACATAAAAATGCATTGTAAATACCCATTCAAGTAGGAAATGTCTACGTAGACGGAGTTGTTGGAGCCATAGCTCTTGTAgttcttgtgcttgtaggCGTTTTTTAGTATATTTTTAttcgttttttttatgtttttttatgttttttttatgtttttttttttctgcagGGAATACTTGGATTTAGTTGATCCCAAATCTTATCGTCGATTGGATACGATGGCCTCCACTTAAATTGTCCAAATACCCGCGCTGGAACCATGGTATCGAGATTCCGAAAAAAGAATTTGACACAAAATACACGAAATAATACATCTGAGAGTTTTCCCGGTCACAATGAGCCCTCTTGACCACGTTTGAGTGGCGTCTGGACACCTTCCGTTTAGTTGGGAGTTGATGGATCTTGCGATATTACTTAGAAACCTTGTTGAATAAAATAATCAGATGTACAAATTCTGAGGCAAGAGAAATATCACTGTAAAGCATTCAGTCCTCCTAAAAGCGGCCATTAACCAAGACACCACGGGACCACGAAACCACAACAAAGACCGCCTCGTCACATACCTCCttagtcatgtgaccatccacgtgaccacctcCTTCATTGACGCCATGAAGGTGTGGCTTGAGGCATTATGCAACTTTAGAATAAATACGAGATGACGTCAGACAGGGGAAGGAGAGATGACACCGACGCGAGATCATGTGACCGCGCACGTGACTGAGGGCCAGGGAGCGGCACGTGATTTAAGCCAACCCCCCTCGGTATTGTCGGTggctgtcacgtgacctagCGCAACGACGCTTGGTCCCGCCCCGGTCTCGAGTGTCCCAAATTGCCATCAATTTTTTCTCCtcagccacagacacaaaaaacaaTTGCTGTCATTATTTGAAATTAAAGTTATGACGATCTCTATTGTTCGCGGAGGTTATCGAGCTCGGAAAAACTCGAAAAAAGTAGTAACaagtggtttttttttgaggGGATTTGCGTGATAGCTCACGTGAGGGAAATGTGGCAGATGTCCACCGGGCGATAGCAACAGGCAGACATCAATACATatgtcatgtgactctTCACTTCACCACGTGACAGAAATTGCTCTGCTCGAAGACGCAACTGCATGGAAGCATCGGTGCTAATTATAGAAGAAGGGAGATGAAACGGTAATGGCAAGATTAACAAAGGGTGAAGAAAGTTATTATAAAAGTCTAATGTTCCAGTGAGAAAGTCTAATAATTTGGGTGGTAAAAGTTTAATATTTGTGTGGTAAAGTCTAAAATTGTAAGGTCTAAAAAAGTGTGAAAGGTTAAAATTTTGTGGGCAAATTTTTTCACAGACGAGACATAGATGCGTTATCTATGACAGCCACACGGTCGGGTTGGGGTTCGGAAGCCCACCAGTTTGACAAGGTATTTGGGCAATGCAGAATGGCAAATGGCaatgaaaataaaaaaaattgaaaatgGAAGTGGAAAATTAAATTTTGTGAGTGAGACAATTAATTAGGAAATTATTGTATTTGATTAATTTGGTAGATTATTATAATGATTTATTATTTGGATGATTTAAGATGAATTTGGATGATATTTGGAGTTATATTTTTTCTATATGTTTtctattttattattttcTAATTTTCTAttattttccatttttattattttcTATTCTATTTATCTTAATCTTCTTTAGTAATAAATAATCATCAATTGTAGCAACCAACAATCGCGACATACGCCATAGCAACCCAGATTAGATAAGAGCCCATTCCACCGCCGCCACGCCACAGTCCACCGCACGGCTTATCTCTAAACTTGCTACGGCATGACTcaggtacgagtatcgtcgagtacatacagtgGGCTGCCGAGCGGCGTTTTTCGGTAGCGACGCGTCGAGAGTTTGGAGCTAGAAAAATTTGTGCATGTGCGAGGCAAGGTAGATCAGAGAGTGGGGTTGAAATACGTGTGGATGGTCCTTGAAGACGGTCGTAGACGGTCGTTCAGCATTGTTATAGGGTATGGAAGATGGTTGTAGACGATGCCTGAACATTGTTGCAGGACAAGTTCCACATTGCTCTAGACAGTACAGCATCTAGAGCTCGCTGAGGGGATCAAATGGAGAAATGTCCGCGATCGATTCCGCCGGAACCACTGCATCATTTGAGACACCCCCACATCCGATAGCACGGTATGAGTTGGCACTGAGTTAGTACTGAGCGGTACTGAGTTGGTACCGGGTTTGCATTGGCGTGACCTGGGGATCTACTTGCAGCAGGTGGTTTGTGGTTTTTTGGTATGGTAGTAGTAGTCTTAATCAGAGTGGAAGCGGTGATCTCAGACCAAGGTTAGTAGACCGGATTTGACCCTCTTATGAACGTATTACTTGACGTATTGTTGACGTATTGTTTAAACAAGTTATagtactacttgtagtcgtaTCAcactcgtcgtcctcgttgTCACTATCATGATCTTGCCATTATCATGGTCTTGCCATCGCACTAGCCTCTCGCACTTGCTTGTCCCACCCTTGGCGAGGAAGGACATCTTCCACCAACGCTGTAAACCTCTAAAAAGACCCACGGAACCTCGCGACATGTTCATTGGACTTTGAAGGGTTCGTCTATGAAGATCCTTACACACTCGTACGTTACCTCATCTTCAGAGACCAAGATGACGATATACCCGCGGAACTATACTCAGAAATTGTGTCTGTCTATACTCAGTAGAAAAATAGCCCCCAGCAGCGTTCATTTGTATTCTCAATTGCCAAATAAATGCGACATTTGGAAAAATCGAACCCGCGTCCTGACATCCATTGATGCAGCTAAAAATGACCCAGATTGGTCCGCCGAGAAGTCCCCGACAAGTAACAGCTGCTTCCAGTAGTGGATATTTGTCAATTCTCTTCGGATCCTTCTCCCCATCGTTCACATGACTCATTCACGCAAtcttgctacttgtagcttcAATTACCCCTTTTGCTTTTCCCGCCTTTACGCGCTCTTTTTGCCATTCAGCTTGTTTGAACTTCACTTGTTTGAAAACCACCTTGTGCCAGACATGCCATCTTCTGATTTGCCAGCCGGAAACTCTTGTTTGGACCTAATTACCCGAGCAACCaatttttttatgttttttcccgtttttttgtcttttttttgtttttttttgtttttagTTTTTGTTGACTGTTTTAACGTTTAATTGAGTCATTTATATGAGTCACCCGGAGTCATACGAGTCATACCAGACCCTTACAAACTCTGCTGAATACGGCAACTACGGCCCCAGAGAGTTTTCTGGGGTGTTTATCGGAGTGTCAAGAGGAGCTTGCCCCACCCGGCGATTGGATTGATGCTCTGGATCGGCTTTGGGGCGGTGTGTTTGGGTGATGTGAGTAGTATATAGCAGTCAAAGAGTGGATACGAGTTGGGGAGCGAATAAAACGTGTCAGTGAACCAAAGTGAGTCAATCAGAAAGACTGTGAGCAAGTAAATCAGAAATACTGTGAGCAATTTGCCTGGTCTTGAAGGTTCACCGATGGTTTCGGTAATGGTCAAACAGGGCGTGCGTACTGTATGGGATTGTATTTGGCCAGTATAGAAGGAAAGAGATGAGTTGAGGGCAACAGGAGTTCAAAGGGGGTCCAAGAAACCTCTCCAAGGTCCCTCAAAAGTTTCAAACTTCCCAAAGTCCCCCGATGCCCCGATGCTCCCAAACCCCTGAACCAGACTCCCGAACCCCCAGACTCCCGAAGCCAGGATATCTACTCGCGGCGTGGATCTTGGGAAGAGACGCTCGGGTCTCGAACGGCCTACAGACTTTGTTGCAAGTTGGCCAACGATATCTAACCTTTTTTGAAATGTCTCAATAATCGACCTTTCCACCCTAGAAtcaaaaaaagcaaagaAGCACACATTTCACTTTCCGAAAAAGCGAGATAGCGGGCAGCGGGCTAAATGCGCATTGGCGATACTTGTTGCCGTACTCTATTCTCAGATTTCCTTTGTCTGTTTCCACAATTGCTTCTTTCAGAGGGCACAGGGTATGGAGTGGTTGGAGTAGAAGTAGTCTTGGAGTAGAGAGCGTATAGAATACATATTGTATCGCCAGTACCACCAGAAGTATCGCTAGAACCACCGTGAGATCCAGCCGTCCGtcgccaccaccaccaccaccaccaccacaataCCTCTGGATGTGGTTCCGCGCCATTTTGCTCATCAATAAACTCCACGGTGGTATAGTCGGCGGGCCAGAACTCAGCGACAGAAACACGCAGAGTTCTGTTGAGCGTCAGGAATGCCTAAAGGTGTCGAGATGTGCACCTTGGCGATCGTACGTCGTTTCTGCGCATCGTAGACTTTTCTAATCAGATCAACCGGTCTAGAGTTGATAGAAAAGATGGAAAAGATGGATAAGATGGATAACGGTCCGAATCGATTGGGGGACCCGGGTAGAAGTCGTGACCATGTTCCATGAGGTACTTCACCAGTTGAAGGAAATATAATGAGACCACGGGAGACCGTGAATGACTTGGAAGACTGTGAATGGCTTGCAAGACCGTGAATGATCAACTATACATTCCATATGAAGCAGTTatttcaaaaaaaagacaaatTCAGACGAAGGAGCATCTCAAACGTACATCAGACTAATGTATAGGACCGGCTGTCAAGTACACTAATCATTAGTCAGATTGGTcaagcacttgtactcatactgtGCCACTCATACTAACATTGGTCAGAAAAAAACGGACTAAAAAGAAATTTCCACTCCATTGTGTTaccagagaagaaaaataTCCCCTTGGATCTCCAATATCTGGAACACTCGTCGACTTGAGTTGAGCCAATGTAGGATTATCATAAATGTACCAATACTATAGGGCGGCCTACGTTGAGTATATAGGCGGTTAAGGGGTGGAAAAATTGCTCAAACATGTTGGAAACCGTCCATAATGGAAAACGTCCATAATATCTTTGTCAAAACCACCATTGGCACGTTTCAGGTCTTTTTAGGCGGTTCTAGCGTGTAAAACCGCTGCTAGCGTGTAAAATCACTGCCATTGTCGCTAAAAAAAGTGGGGGTCATGTTTCCGCAACACATCCAATCCGGACCACCCCaaggtcacatgacccgGTCTGCACCTGTTTGTTTCTTCCCCCTGTCCATCTTTTATTAGGTCGGCGACAATTGCCAAAACGGGCGATTTttcatttcttttttttgtggggTGGACAGCAGCTATATCGAGGCAGTTCCAGAGTTGTCTGGACCGGCTTGCGTCCGTATTGGCCTTCTGACGAGCTATTCGCGTCGCAGGTTTGGATCTAAGCATGGTGATCGACAGTGGTCACCATGGCGCCATTCTGGGCAGGCAGCCAGAAAGATCAACGGGAATGGAAGACGCGGCCCAGGAATGTATCTGTAGTTTTTGAATGTTTTGATAGTTTTTGAATGTCTTGATAGTTTTTGAATGTCTGATAGTTTTTTGAATTTTGATATTTTTTGAATGAGTCTTTAGTTGGGGAATATGGCTGTCTTTCCAACCGGTCGATGGAGCCCGTTCTCGGCATTCCACAGTCGagtccatcttctccagccacTTTCTGGATCTCTATCGCCATTAGTCGTTGCTCTCAGACGACCAGGGGTTGACGATTCACGTCTACGAACCCCAGAGTCGATGACTCGCGTCTGAGAAAGCCATAATTGACCATTCAGAAAGCCTTAGTGGATTCACGTCTACAGACACATGTTCGATTGATTTTCTGCTGGTTTTGGCCTTGACATTGGGCCATTCACCGCACAATGGACCGATTTCTCTTGGTACTCATTCGTACCGGTACCCATAAAAAGGGACACATTTTGACTGACCAAGAGCCGTCTGTGACAGTTAAACTCATTCGGTAGAAATGGCCTGATCAGACCAGACCAGAAGGAGGGCTCTCGAGCAAGGCATTCCGGGCTCCGGATCGGGGCTTAGGGAATGAATTGGGCATATGCAAACCTCCTTTGCACTTGCTTACATACCGTTGTCTGAAAAGAGGGATCAGAAAAACAGCAAACCCATGATCCGTCATCTATAGTTGAGCACGTGTCGCAGGAGGCGGCATCGAGCGGCGCCTGACAGTCTCTagatgaagaaaaaaaaccaaaaaaaaaaaaaaaaaccaaaaaaaaaacaggtCGATATCGATAAGTAGACCTCAAATGCTGTGCTCTCTCCGGCCACCAACCGCGCCCTAACTCCCTTCCTCACTCCCCGATAAGTGCAGATTGCCTGCTCGAATCATATACGCGCGTGCGCGCAGCACATGCAGcaactactgtaggtaGGGCAGTGTAGTGGATGGTAGTGATGAGCGATG
This genomic interval from Yarrowia lipolytica chromosome 1E, complete sequence contains the following:
- a CDS encoding uncharacterized protein (Compare to YALI0E18194g, no similarity), with protein sequence MWSHDFCTVCDKQCPAGSMYCSDACKTSDTAADAGPNYSASSTLYTLRPKNAGVPLSPEELFLDDKESKPDAHHTGNATHHAANATHNATKYSPRVLSQSLPAAAISQQHFGSPPTSDDEDDENYPEYNSHLMYRSPLLCATTRKETTGKKLSPPPSPLMMPSLAYNHQQMGQSVDAAGNYRRWLRS